In one Diabrotica virgifera virgifera chromosome 7, PGI_DIABVI_V3a genomic region, the following are encoded:
- the LOC126888780 gene encoding uncharacterized protein LOC126888780 produces MAKIDHIRQCFNIDKRKRFPALRRIREVYLHLKTHSRLKMKVCVAARTLSHTVASTLEEMVSNPNNNIPSQAIETAEFVHDVDQLFDSFNGRTTKPECGKPYRRCMSNRSPRAVLWNRLLPKINSWMFIDEKVKKKVMPFKSGWLTTIAATKELWNICKDLGFKFLRTRALNQDPLENSFASIRHLGAENVNPSCYQFISSFKTSVLNNLITPSSNKNCETDDGSILDNLQDFLESSITKNDFIDLDVLDVNEIENLALPLPDTDVTGHEGNTLAYVAGFIIKNLKSIKECEVCAANIISDCLEPHHTFTMFKEYSDNKLSLNYVTKNFLVDLAKMYDIVIAVLVINGHINHLVKKIKILIKKYVTLEWFTCNQHLDYVFNYCLDVSVSLIIKKYYDDVYRSSQDLQKNDLRKKKINTNKKINNPSLRRNLSCRAKSDNNNDQ; encoded by the coding sequence ATGGCCAAAATTGATCATATAAGACAGTGTTTTAATATAGACAAAAGAAAACGTTTTCCAGCATTAAGACGGATAAGGGAGGTTTATTTACATCTCAAAACTCATAGTCGCTTAAAAATGAAAGTGTGTGTAGCCGCACGGACCCTCAGTCATACAGTTGCTTCCACTTTGGAAGAGATGGTTAGTAATCCAAATAATAATATACCCTCTCAAGCTATCGAAACTGCTGAATTTGTGCATGATGTAGATCAGCTTTTCGATAGCTTTAATGGCAGAACAACAAAGCCTGAATGTGGCAAGCCTTATCGTAGGTGTATGTCTAATAGATCTCCTCGTGCCGTGCTGTGGAATCGCCTTCTTCCTAAAATTAATAGCTGGATGTTTATTGATGAAAAAGTCAAAAAGAAGGTAATGCCATTTAAGTCAGGGTGGTTAACAACCATTGCAGCCACAAAAGAGTTGTGGAATATTTGTAAAGATTTGGGATTTAAGTTTTTAAGAACCCGTGCTCTAAATCAAGATCCTTTGGAAAACTCATTTGCCTCTATACGCCATCTAGGAGCAGAAAATGTAAATCCAAGTTGCTACCAGTTTATTTCATCATTTAAAACATCTGTTCTTAATAACTTAATTACTCCTTCTTCTAATAAAAATTGTGAAACAGATGATGGCTCTATTCTTGATAATTTGCAAGACTTTTTGGAAAGTTCAATaaccaaaaatgattttattgatttaGATGTTTTAGATGTGAATGAAATAGAAAATCTAGCTCTACCATTACCTGATACAGATGTTACAGGTCATGAAGGTAACACATTAGCATATGTTGCTGggtttataataaaaaatcttaaatCGATTAAAGAATGTGAGGTGTGTGCAGCTAATATCATATCTGACTGTTTGGAACCACACCATACATTtacaatgtttaaagaatatagTGATAATAAATTAAGTTTAAAttatgttacaaaaaattttctaGTAGATTTAGCCAAAATGTACGATATTGTAATTGCGGTATTAGTCATTAATGGACATATAAACCATTtggtcaaaaaaattaaaattctgATAAAAAAGTATGTAACTCTGGAGTGGTTTACTTGTAACCAACATTTGGATTATGTGTTTAATTATTGTCTAGATGTGTCTGTATCCttaataattaagaaatattATGATGATgtttatagaagttctcaagatttgcaaaaaaatgatttacgaaaaaagaaaattaatactaataagaaaattaataatccCTCCCTTAGACGGAATCTGAGCTGTAGGGCTAAATCTGATAACAATAATGATCAGTGA